A stretch of Aphelocoma coerulescens isolate FSJ_1873_10779 chromosome 1A, UR_Acoe_1.0, whole genome shotgun sequence DNA encodes these proteins:
- the LOC138104768 gene encoding probable G-protein coupled receptor 19 has translation MDNSSGPVLLPTLLLLLQNMSSPKTSTFHAGYEMAEPPAPGAGSSRNHSLVEYGLRPGEIAAASVVWGALWLISVLGNFLVCLVIHRSRRTQSTTNYFVVSMACADLVSSVGSAPFLLLQLSSGRWMLGSGVCRLVRYIQYLTPGVQIYVLLTISVDQCYTLVHPLSFKVPREKVKRMTLVSWLCGALFASPACFLYGSNSDHHCNFFLPDSWQGAASGVVHLSVLLLLIPSLLIILSYQKLFTCIWRCGTEDTAGRRTMSLVSRRKVKTVKIFFIFVSDFLLSWLPFFTVQLWHPQETDYRKSSLLFLAVTWISFSSSASKPVLLYIYNANFRTGMQEICCLWKYHRSNIYTITTSSRTTKNNHSGITDIPAPTQPHQRLHL, from the coding sequence ATGGATAACAGCAGTGGTCCTGTTCTTCTCCCTAcgttgctgctcctgctgcagaacATGAGCAGCCCCAAAACCTCCACCTTTCATGCTGGCTATGAGATGGCAGAACCCCCAGCTCCAGGCGCCGGCTCCAGCAGGAACCACTCTCTGGTAGAGTACGGGCTGAGGCCGGGGGAAATCGCAGCTGCCAGCGTGGTTTGGGGAGCGCTGTGGCTGATTTCTGTCTTGGGAAACTTCCTCGTTTGCTTAGTGATCCACAGGAGCAGGAGGACACAGTCCACCACCAACTATTTTGTGGTGTCCATGGCCTGTGCAGACCTTGTGAGCAGCGTGGGGAGCGcgcccttcctgctgctgcagctgagctccGGGCGGTGGATGCTGGGCAGCGGGGTGTGCCGGCTGGTGAGGTACATCCAGTACCTCACGCCCGGGGTCCAGATCTACGTGCTCCTCACCATCAGCGTAGATCAATGCTACACCCTAGTCCACCCCCTGAGCTTCAAAGTGCCCAGGGAGAAAGTGAAGAGAATGACTCTGGTCTCTTGGCTCTGTGGTGCTCTGTTTGCATCACCAGCCTGTTTTCTCTATGGCTCCAACAGTGACCACCACTGCAACTTCTTCCTCCCCGATTCTTGGCAAGGAGCCGCCTCTGGTGTCGTCCATCTCTCGGTGCTGTTGCTTTTGATCCCATCACTCCTCATTATCCTCAGCTACCAGAAACTCTTCACCTGCATTTGGAGATGTGGCACCGAAGACACGGCTGGCAGGAGGACAATGAGTCTTGTCTCgagaagaaaagtgaaaactGTCAAGATATTCTTCATCTTTGTCTCAGATTTCCTCCTGTCCTGGCTCCCTTTCTTCACAGTACAGTTGTGGCACCCACAGGAAACAGACTACAGAAAGAGCTCCTTGCTTTTCCTGGCTGTCACCTGGATCTCTTTCAGTTCCTCAGCCTCTAAGCCAGTCCTTCTCTACATCTATAATGCAAACTTCAGAACAGGGATGCAAGAAATTTGTTGCTTGTGGAAATACCACAGAAGCAATATCTACACCATTACCACCAGTTCCAGGACAACCAAAAATAATCACAGTGGGATCACAGATATCCCGGCACCAACCCAACCTCACCAAAGACTCCACCTGTGA